A genomic segment from Phytoactinopolyspora mesophila encodes:
- a CDS encoding SRPBCC family protein, translating to MTSSTAQQATADREIVITRTIEAPRHLVFAAFTEVRHLSQWWGPNGFTTTTRAFEFREGGVWEFTMHGPDGTDYPEWITWREIVRPERIVLLHGESADDPNAFESVLTFDDDGDTTVVVMRTIFPTVELRDQAIKEFGAIEGGQQTIGRLAEYVTSQNNPQEGQ from the coding sequence ATGACCAGTAGCACCGCACAGCAGGCAACCGCCGACCGCGAGATCGTGATTACTCGCACCATCGAGGCGCCACGCCACCTGGTGTTCGCCGCCTTCACCGAGGTGCGCCACCTGTCGCAGTGGTGGGGTCCCAACGGGTTCACCACCACAACACGTGCGTTCGAGTTCCGCGAGGGCGGCGTCTGGGAATTCACCATGCACGGCCCGGACGGAACGGACTATCCCGAGTGGATCACCTGGCGCGAGATCGTGCGCCCGGAGCGGATCGTCCTATTGCACGGCGAGTCGGCGGACGACCCGAATGCCTTCGAGTCGGTTCTGACGTTCGACGACGACGGTGACACGACCGTCGTCGTCATGCGGACGATCTTCCCGACCGTCGAGCTGCGCGACCAAGCGATCAAGGAGTTCGGCGCGATCGAGGGTGGCCAGCAGACCATCGGCCGGCTGGCGGAGTACGTCACCAGCCAGAACAACCCGCAGGAAGGCCAGTGA
- a CDS encoding ArsR/SmtB family transcription factor yields the protein MPRAATTSDTFNAIAEPQRRDILELLKHGERPVLELAKELGIGQPSASKHLRVLREVQLVRVREVGKQRLYGLDARGLRPIHEWVGGFAEFWNESFDRLNTYVQELKTETQKEHPDDQ from the coding sequence ATGCCTCGAGCAGCAACCACCTCCGACACGTTCAACGCGATCGCCGAACCGCAGCGCCGCGACATCTTGGAGTTGCTCAAGCACGGCGAGCGGCCCGTGCTGGAGCTCGCCAAGGAACTCGGCATTGGGCAGCCCAGTGCCTCCAAGCACCTCCGGGTGCTGCGGGAGGTGCAGCTCGTCCGGGTCCGCGAGGTCGGTAAGCAGCGGCTCTACGGCTTGGACGCCCGCGGCCTGCGGCCTATTCATGAGTGGGTCGGCGGCTTCGCGGAGTTCTGGAACGAGAGCTTCGACCGGTTGAACACCTACGTGCAGGAACTCAAGACTGAGACGCAGAAGGAGCATCCCGATGACCAGTAG